Proteins from a single region of Leuconostoc gasicomitatum LMG 18811:
- the dltB gene encoding D-alanyl-lipoteichoic acid biosynthesis protein DltB: MLNLQPYADPKYFIFLLVALLPLAIGLYFGKRLNWYEVVVSVIFIFLMFDGHKYHEGFALIGYIIWQWLLVWAYTLYRKKNNQAMVFYGAIVLAILPLVLVKVAPDAHWTHVTSLLGFLGISYLTFRSVAMIMETRDGAIKEFNPWLFLRFMLFMPTISSGPIDRYRRFIKDITTVPDRTKYISMLEKAVWYFFLGFLYKFIISHILVDELLPKITDLALQDANLHNGWTWWLVPYMYTWGLDLFFDFAGYSLFAVATSYVMGIELPMNFNKPFLSKNLKDFWNRWHMSLSFWFRDYIFMRLVFLIMKKKWIKSRVTVSNIAYIANMLIMGCWHGLHWYYIAYGLFQGVGMVINDAWLRYKKKRNFPHNKFTEAFAIVITFNVVMFSFLLFSGFLDTLWFK, encoded by the coding sequence ATGCTTAATCTACAGCCATATGCTGACCCAAAGTACTTTATTTTTTTATTAGTAGCATTGTTGCCACTAGCCATTGGTTTATATTTTGGCAAGCGATTGAATTGGTATGAAGTTGTTGTATCTGTCATTTTTATCTTTTTAATGTTTGATGGTCATAAATATCATGAAGGATTTGCCCTAATTGGTTATATAATTTGGCAATGGTTGCTAGTATGGGCCTATACGCTATACCGCAAAAAAAACAATCAAGCAATGGTTTTTTATGGGGCGATTGTGTTAGCTATACTACCATTGGTTTTGGTTAAAGTAGCGCCAGATGCACATTGGACCCATGTGACTTCACTGCTTGGATTTCTTGGTATTTCATATCTAACATTTCGATCGGTAGCCATGATTATGGAAACACGAGATGGGGCCATTAAAGAATTCAATCCTTGGTTATTCTTGCGTTTTATGCTCTTTATGCCTACAATATCATCAGGACCAATTGATCGCTATCGTCGTTTTATTAAAGATATTACAACAGTACCAGATCGCACAAAATATATCAGTATGCTTGAAAAAGCAGTATGGTATTTCTTCCTTGGATTTTTATATAAGTTTATAATATCTCATATTTTAGTAGACGAATTATTACCAAAAATTACCGACCTTGCTTTACAGGATGCTAATCTTCATAATGGCTGGACATGGTGGTTGGTTCCCTATATGTATACTTGGGGATTAGATTTATTCTTTGACTTTGCGGGTTATTCATTGTTTGCTGTCGCAACAAGTTATGTGATGGGTATTGAATTACCAATGAACTTTAACAAACCCTTCTTATCAAAAAACTTGAAAGATTTCTGGAATCGTTGGCATATGTCGTTGTCATTTTGGTTCCGAGACTATATTTTTATGAGACTTGTGTTTTTGATTATGAAAAAGAAGTGGATCAAAAGTCGCGTGACAGTTTCAAATATAGCTTATATTGCTAATATGTTAATTATGGGATGTTGGCACGGATTGCATTGGTACTATATTGCATATGGTTTGTTCCAAGGTGTTGGTATGGTTATTAATGATGCATGGCTGCGATATAAAAAGAAGCGTAACTTTCCACATAACAAATTTACAGAGGCGTTTGCAATTGTGATAACATTTAATGTGGTGATGTTTAGTTTCTTATTGTTTAGTGGATTTTTGGATACACTATGGTTTAAATAA
- the dltC gene encoding D-alanine--poly(phosphoribitol) ligase subunit DltC — protein sequence MAVKEDVIDILNTIIGEDISDQMDDDFFDSGLLDSMATVELLLDLESKFDIQAPVSEFNRDEWNTPNKVIVKVESLIG from the coding sequence ATGGCAGTAAAAGAAGACGTAATCGACATTTTGAATACGATTATTGGTGAAGACATCTCTGATCAAATGGATGATGATTTTTTTGATAGTGGTTTGCTTGATTCAATGGCAACTGTTGAGTTGTTACTTGACTTGGAAAGTAAATTTGATATTCAAGCACCAGTATCAGAATTCAATCGTGATGAATGGAACACCCCCAATAAAGTGATTGTCAAAGTTGAATCTTTGATTGGGTAG
- the dltD gene encoding D-alanyl-lipoteichoic acid biosynthesis protein DltD: MKKRGLWWIFGPVVVAFVLIFALFLAPFSLNHITHKNIRDASVSFSKNTFKGEAIKTAAFSDHSKRYVPFFGSSELLRLDTMHPSMLAAKYHRNYQPFLLGQAGTESLTHYLGMQEMPHALHKKQAVFIISQQWFTKKGTKLSFPEFYSPLQTVDWLRNINHITPTDRFIAGRLLEQKQIKESDFYAALITKISDNKPLSKTDINLLSVRHRVLLREDQLFSNFSHSSNWDKHVEPALKILPKQDNNSSLLREATKIGKKETTNNEFQIKNSFYKYRVKLRLKQLAHSQKKFDYRQSDEYADFQAVLAEFAKQHTDVLFIIQPVNQRWSRYTGLNQDMYYQSVNKIKKQLTTQGFNNIVDFSHNGSANYFMQDTIHLGWNGWVAADRHINPFLTNGYKPTNYHINNNYLSHDWQNLMPTADNLEQFK, translated from the coding sequence ATGAAAAAAAGGGGGTTATGGTGGATTTTTGGACCAGTAGTGGTCGCTTTTGTATTGATTTTTGCATTATTTTTAGCACCTTTTTCTTTAAATCACATTACACATAAAAATATACGTGATGCATCGGTTTCTTTTTCCAAGAATACCTTTAAAGGAGAGGCTATAAAAACTGCGGCGTTTAGTGATCATTCTAAACGCTATGTGCCTTTTTTCGGGTCAAGTGAGCTATTACGTTTGGATACCATGCACCCTTCAATGTTGGCTGCAAAGTATCATAGAAACTATCAACCTTTCTTACTAGGTCAGGCAGGTACGGAATCGCTGACTCACTATTTAGGCATGCAAGAAATGCCACATGCATTACACAAAAAACAAGCAGTTTTTATTATTTCACAGCAGTGGTTTACTAAGAAGGGGACAAAACTTTCCTTTCCTGAATTTTATTCACCGTTACAAACAGTGGATTGGTTACGTAATATTAACCATATTACGCCAACTGACCGTTTCATTGCAGGCCGTTTGTTGGAACAAAAACAAATTAAAGAAAGTGATTTCTACGCAGCATTAATTACTAAAATTAGTGATAATAAACCGTTGTCAAAAACTGATATCAACCTATTAAGTGTGCGTCATCGCGTATTACTACGTGAAGATCAACTATTTTCAAATTTCTCGCATTCAAGTAATTGGGATAAGCATGTCGAACCTGCATTGAAAATATTGCCTAAACAAGATAATAACTCATCATTATTACGTGAAGCAACAAAAATTGGTAAAAAAGAAACAACTAATAATGAATTTCAAATTAAAAATTCATTTTATAAGTATCGTGTGAAACTTCGTTTAAAGCAATTAGCTCATTCACAGAAAAAGTTTGATTATCGTCAATCAGATGAGTATGCCGATTTTCAAGCAGTGTTAGCAGAGTTTGCAAAACAACATACAGACGTCTTGTTTATTATTCAACCAGTTAATCAGCGTTGGTCTCGTTATACAGGATTAAATCAAGATATGTATTATCAAAGTGTCAACAAAATTAAGAAACAGTTGACGACACAAGGATTTAATAATATTGTTGATTTTTCACATAATGGTAGTGCAAATTACTTTATGCAAGATACAATTCATCTAGGATGGAATGGCTGGGTAGCGGCAGATAGGCATATCAATCCATTTTTAACAAATGGTTATAAGCCAACAAACTATCATATTAACAATAATTATTTATCACATGATTGGCAAAATCTGATGCCAACAGCTGATAATTTGGAACAATTCAAATAA
- a CDS encoding YslB family protein, protein MNSYDYDKILQTNFQVNSFALTLLRDGLLKNLLQEDYPHILYWAGKEIARQFPTDALSSVVTFFDNAGFGTIEIASQDSKNQRWYLTGDLVKQRLGLDKSADFSLEAGFLAQQLETQTGAIAEATFKLMKKNEGVSFEVVTDLNETVDVSDIKQRVAARESFLRQTHENIEHAKIINIRDDGDISHEQSITDSLLAFKFDDIDLPKEAPTSLSAMSGDDTIDPFNFPTSTDAESQSPFS, encoded by the coding sequence ATGAATAGTTATGATTACGACAAAATTTTACAAACAAATTTTCAAGTCAATAGTTTTGCCTTGACACTTCTCCGTGATGGTCTTTTAAAAAACCTATTACAAGAAGATTATCCCCATATTTTATATTGGGCTGGTAAAGAAATAGCACGCCAATTCCCAACTGATGCCCTTTCTTCTGTGGTAACATTCTTTGATAACGCTGGTTTTGGCACTATAGAAATTGCTTCTCAAGACAGTAAAAATCAACGTTGGTACTTGACTGGTGATTTAGTCAAACAGCGCTTAGGACTTGATAAGTCTGCTGATTTTAGTTTAGAGGCTGGCTTTTTGGCACAACAACTTGAAACACAAACTGGGGCCATTGCCGAAGCAACCTTTAAACTCATGAAAAAAAATGAAGGTGTGAGCTTCGAAGTCGTGACTGATCTTAATGAGACAGTCGATGTGTCTGATATCAAGCAACGAGTTGCTGCACGAGAATCATTTTTAAGACAAACTCATGAAAATATTGAGCATGCCAAAATCATTAATATACGAGATGATGGTGATATTTCACACGAGCAATCCATTACAGATTCACTACTCGCCTTTAAATTTGACGATATTGATCTGCCAAAAGAAGCACCAACCAGTTTGAGTGCTATGTCCGGTGACGATACAATTGACCCTTTTAATTTTCCGACGTCCACGGATGCAGAATCTCAATCACCATTTTCATAA
- the murI gene encoding glutamate racemase: protein MNKNNPIGMIDSGVGGLTVIKEAQKQLPNEQFIFIGDTARMPYGPRTTDEVIAYTFQMANYLITEKQIKMLVIACNTATACALTVLQKKLTIPVIGVIQPGAQAAQLATKNKTIGIIATDGTVNSKAYELQIHQYGADTKVLSQGEPDFVQLVEANKYQDHATRDIVMNHLAPFKAAGIDTLILGCTHFPLLEPFIREAVGKQITLIDSGRETIYAIKQCLNKLALNSDIKHNHDEDIYYTTSDSDDETFKVIATNWLARIHELDVRHLKIVDNGTLQHLEEISMPRLILASNNQHKIIEIEAILNDIGINLTVTPLNSLGDSVPEIIEDGTTFEENATKKAMTIAKIAPNDYILADDSGLSIDALNGEPGVYSARYAGDHDDQANNDKVLNKLEGITSREAQFTSVLVLVGPNKPKLVATGTVRGLITDQRYGDNGFGYDPLFLVPQFDKTFAQLTANEKNQVSHRGLALQELGKHLPEWLKGGV from the coding sequence ATGAATAAAAATAATCCAATCGGAATGATTGATTCTGGGGTCGGTGGCCTAACGGTCATTAAAGAAGCCCAAAAACAACTACCTAACGAACAATTTATCTTTATTGGCGATACAGCGCGTATGCCTTATGGACCGCGGACAACGGATGAGGTGATTGCGTATACGTTTCAGATGGCAAATTATCTGATTACAGAAAAGCAAATTAAAATGCTTGTTATTGCTTGTAATACGGCAACAGCATGTGCACTAACTGTACTTCAGAAAAAATTGACGATTCCGGTCATCGGTGTCATACAACCAGGTGCGCAAGCCGCACAGTTGGCAACCAAAAATAAAACAATTGGTATCATTGCAACTGATGGCACTGTCAATTCAAAAGCCTATGAATTGCAAATACATCAATATGGCGCTGATACAAAGGTTTTGTCACAAGGGGAACCAGATTTTGTACAATTAGTTGAGGCAAATAAGTATCAAGATCATGCTACACGAGATATTGTCATGAATCATTTAGCACCATTTAAAGCCGCTGGAATTGATACATTAATATTAGGTTGCACGCATTTTCCATTGCTTGAACCTTTTATTAGAGAGGCAGTTGGTAAACAAATTACCTTGATTGATTCCGGTCGTGAAACGATTTATGCCATTAAGCAATGTTTGAATAAGTTAGCCTTAAATAGTGATATAAAACATAATCATGATGAAGACATTTATTACACAACGAGTGACAGTGATGATGAAACGTTTAAAGTCATTGCGACAAATTGGTTAGCGCGCATCCATGAACTTGATGTTCGTCATTTAAAAATCGTAGATAATGGGACATTACAGCATCTAGAGGAAATTAGTATGCCTAGACTTATTTTGGCTAGCAACAATCAACATAAAATAATAGAAATAGAAGCTATTTTGAATGATATCGGGATTAATTTAACAGTAACACCGCTAAATAGCTTAGGGGATAGTGTACCTGAAATTATTGAAGATGGCACAACGTTTGAAGAAAATGCGACAAAAAAAGCGATGACAATTGCTAAAATTGCGCCAAATGATTATATTTTAGCAGATGACTCTGGTTTATCGATTGATGCTTTGAATGGTGAACCAGGCGTGTATTCTGCACGATATGCAGGGGATCATGATGATCAGGCGAATAATGATAAGGTCTTAAACAAGCTTGAAGGGATCACATCGCGTGAGGCACAGTTTACTAGTGTCCTTGTGCTCGTCGGTCCGAACAAACCTAAATTAGTCGCAACAGGAACGGTTCGTGGTTTAATAACAGATCAACGTTATGGCGATAATGGTTTTGGTTATGATCCACTTTTCTTAGTACCACAGTTTGATAAAACGTTTGCCCAATTAACTGCAAATGAAAAAAATCAGGTCAGTCACCGTGGCTTGGCACTACAGGAATTAGGTAAACATCTACCAGAATGGTTGAAAGGAGGCGTGTAA
- a CDS encoding YfcE family phosphodiesterase produces the protein MSKFLIVSDNHGDREILSDIIARWRPQVAGIFFNGDSELSAKDTVFDGVSTVIGNMDYDPDFVEARATTIDQVTFFQTHGHLYHVTVFNGWANLELLDKAALESDAQVVLFGHTHVDGALAYNGKLFINPGSTSLPKGPRSIIGGTYAILIVESDKFIVHFYNRSHVLLDNLTVEMAR, from the coding sequence ATGTCAAAATTTTTAATTGTTTCAGATAATCATGGTGATCGCGAGATATTGTCGGATATTATCGCTAGGTGGCGACCACAAGTTGCCGGTATTTTTTTTAATGGTGATTCGGAATTGTCAGCAAAAGATACTGTTTTTGATGGTGTTTCAACAGTAATTGGTAATATGGACTATGATCCTGATTTTGTTGAAGCGCGCGCGACAACAATTGATCAGGTGACTTTTTTTCAAACGCATGGCCATTTATATCATGTGACAGTGTTTAACGGGTGGGCTAATTTAGAGTTGTTAGATAAAGCAGCTCTCGAGAGTGATGCTCAGGTTGTTTTATTTGGTCATACGCATGTCGATGGGGCGCTTGCCTATAATGGCAAGTTATTTATCAATCCAGGATCAACGAGTTTACCAAAGGGACCACGGTCAATAATTGGTGGGACGTACGCTATACTGATTGTTGAATCAGATAAATTTATTGTACATTTTTATAATCGATCACACGTCTTGTTAGATAATCTCACTGTAGAAATGGCACGGTAA
- the ruvB gene encoding Holliday junction branch migration DNA helicase RuvB, whose product MVNQQEPQFNQWYDENTAADQLIHDAAANEAEQSNEFSLRPQFLREYIGQAALKEELNVYISAAKQREEALDHVLLFGPPGLGKTTLAMIIANEMAVHIKTTSGPAIEKPGDLVALLNELEPGDILFIDEIHRLPTNIEEIMYSAMEDYFVDIMVGQGPTARAVHFPLPPFTLIGATTRPGMLSKPLRDRFGIINAMAYYTPEELQEIVVRSSDIFNAPIKLAGAYEVALRSRGTPRIANRLLKRVRDFAQVEGKSAIDKAIVDIALDKLRVDNRGLDETDHKFLGTMIEYYKGGPVGLNTIAANIGEEAETLESMVEPYLLQIGFLQRTPRGRVVTESAYAHLKIPYQREQ is encoded by the coding sequence ATGGTAAATCAACAAGAACCACAATTCAATCAATGGTATGATGAAAATACTGCAGCCGATCAATTAATACATGATGCAGCGGCAAATGAGGCGGAACAAAGTAATGAATTTTCATTACGTCCGCAATTTTTGCGTGAATATATTGGTCAAGCTGCCTTAAAAGAAGAACTAAATGTTTACATTTCTGCAGCTAAGCAACGTGAAGAGGCATTAGATCATGTTTTGTTGTTTGGACCACCGGGATTAGGGAAAACGACATTGGCCATGATTATTGCAAATGAAATGGCTGTGCATATTAAAACAACTTCTGGTCCGGCAATTGAGAAGCCAGGAGATTTAGTAGCCTTACTTAATGAACTTGAACCAGGTGACATTTTATTTATTGATGAAATTCATCGCTTGCCAACGAATATTGAAGAAATTATGTATTCGGCAATGGAAGATTATTTTGTTGACATTATGGTTGGTCAAGGACCGACAGCACGTGCTGTTCATTTTCCGTTACCACCCTTTACACTTATTGGTGCAACTACACGACCAGGTATGTTATCAAAACCCTTACGTGACCGTTTTGGAATCATTAACGCAATGGCATATTATACACCAGAAGAATTACAAGAAATCGTGGTTCGTTCATCAGATATTTTTAATGCACCAATTAAATTGGCAGGTGCTTATGAAGTCGCTTTACGTTCACGAGGCACACCGCGTATTGCTAATCGATTATTGAAACGCGTCCGTGACTTTGCACAAGTAGAGGGTAAATCAGCAATTGACAAAGCAATTGTTGATATTGCTTTGGATAAGTTGCGTGTTGATAATCGTGGACTTGATGAAACAGATCACAAATTTTTAGGAACGATGATTGAATATTATAAGGGCGGTCCCGTAGGGTTGAACACCATTGCAGCCAATATTGGTGAAGAGGCTGAGACATTAGAGTCTATGGTTGAACCTTACTTATTGCAGATTGGTTTTTTGCAACGCACACCACGCGGTCGTGTTGTTACTGAAAGTGCTTATGCACACCTTAAAATACCGTATCAAAGGGAACAATAA
- a CDS encoding metallophosphoesterase family protein, translating into MQYIMSDTHFNHEKILYFDQSRAESLRALNIEPTIKNMDSYLETTWNNVVKDEDTVYFLGDLGMFRKKQDFIAQLTRLNGHIVFFKGNHDHSDQLKAAVKASETGIVEVVDTAKAVKINGVQVWLSHYAIDLPYPMLSVHGHIHEAEYQSDGMINLSLDSDYMQTRRFGAPISFDELTPLLVARQKKIAEHYQIESENKRYDRLIERAFDETITINKPTANQRHELALLVDYLNTNELTYADVLKAFNIPNEDKVLSNQEKEKVALTGFEFEKKINLQGNIGEKND; encoded by the coding sequence ATGCAATATATTATGTCAGATACGCATTTCAATCACGAAAAAATTTTATATTTTGATCAATCACGTGCAGAATCATTACGTGCACTAAACATTGAACCAACCATTAAAAACATGGATAGTTACCTTGAAACAACCTGGAATAATGTTGTGAAAGATGAAGATACCGTGTATTTTTTGGGTGATCTTGGTATGTTTCGCAAAAAGCAGGATTTTATTGCACAGTTAACACGATTAAATGGGCATATTGTCTTTTTTAAGGGAAATCATGATCATTCTGACCAGTTAAAAGCAGCCGTAAAGGCTTCAGAAACGGGCATAGTGGAAGTTGTTGATACTGCTAAAGCGGTCAAAATTAATGGGGTACAAGTTTGGTTGAGCCATTATGCCATTGATTTACCTTATCCAATGTTGTCTGTGCATGGTCATATTCATGAAGCTGAATATCAATCTGACGGCATGATTAATTTATCGCTCGACTCAGATTATATGCAAACCAGAAGATTCGGTGCACCAATCAGTTTTGATGAGTTAACACCGCTTTTAGTTGCACGACAAAAAAAGATTGCGGAACACTATCAAATAGAATCAGAAAACAAACGTTATGATCGCTTAATCGAACGAGCATTTGATGAAACAATTACAATTAATAAACCAACTGCTAATCAGAGACATGAATTAGCGCTGCTAGTTGACTATCTTAATACTAATGAGTTGACATATGCAGATGTTTTAAAAGCGTTTAACATTCCTAATGAAGATAAAGTATTATCGAATCAGGAAAAAGAAAAGGTCGCCTTAACTGGATTTGAATTTGAAAAAAAAATTAATCTACAAGGCAATATAGGTGAAAAAAATGACTGA
- the queA gene encoding tRNA preQ1(34) S-adenosylmethionine ribosyltransferase-isomerase QueA, whose amino-acid sequence MTEEQHYQLADFDYDLPETLIAQTPLKQRDSSRLLVLDADTGLYEDKHFYDILDYVNPGDAIVMNNSRVLPARLHGVRPETGGHAEVLLLRQDHGDVWETLVKPAKKSPVGSTIFFGNDIDNPVMTATVVGELEHGGRYIEFHYEGIFMELLEKLGEMPLPPYIKEKLADQERYQTVYSKVDGSAAAPTAGLHWTPELLDKVRAKGVQTIELTLHVGLGTFRPVEEENIEDHKMHSEFYQLSSEAADALNKVHATGGRIIATGTTSIRTLETIGSKFNGQLQADSGWTDIFIKPGYQWTTVDAFITNFHLPKSTLVMLVAAFTGRDNILNAYQHAVNDKYRFFSFGDAMFIKR is encoded by the coding sequence ATGACTGAAGAACAACATTACCAATTAGCAGATTTTGATTATGACTTGCCAGAAACACTCATTGCTCAAACCCCTTTAAAACAGCGTGATTCATCTCGATTGTTAGTACTAGATGCGGATACTGGTCTGTATGAAGACAAACATTTTTATGACATCTTAGATTATGTGAACCCGGGTGATGCTATTGTGATGAATAACTCTCGCGTGCTGCCAGCACGATTGCACGGCGTACGTCCTGAAACGGGGGGGCATGCCGAAGTGTTATTATTACGTCAAGATCATGGTGATGTCTGGGAAACATTGGTTAAACCTGCAAAAAAATCACCAGTTGGGTCAACGATTTTTTTTGGCAATGACATTGATAATCCAGTCATGACTGCTACTGTTGTTGGTGAATTAGAACATGGTGGTCGTTATATTGAGTTCCACTATGAAGGAATTTTTATGGAGCTATTAGAAAAATTAGGGGAAATGCCGCTGCCACCTTATATTAAAGAAAAGCTGGCAGATCAGGAACGTTATCAAACTGTTTATTCCAAAGTTGATGGTTCTGCCGCAGCACCAACAGCCGGATTACATTGGACACCAGAACTATTAGATAAAGTGCGCGCAAAGGGTGTTCAAACAATTGAGTTAACGTTACACGTTGGTTTGGGAACATTTAGACCGGTTGAGGAAGAAAACATTGAAGATCACAAAATGCATTCAGAGTTCTATCAGTTGAGCTCAGAGGCGGCTGATGCTTTGAATAAGGTTCATGCTACTGGTGGTCGCATTATTGCAACAGGAACGACTTCTATACGTACATTAGAAACAATTGGCTCAAAATTTAACGGGCAATTACAAGCTGATTCAGGCTGGACAGATATATTTATTAAACCAGGATATCAATGGACGACGGTTGATGCCTTTATTACAAATTTTCATCTTCCTAAGTCAACGTTGGTTATGTTAGTCGCAGCTTTTACAGGGCGTGATAATATTTTAAATGCTTATCAGCACGCTGTGAATGACAAGTATCGTTTCTTTAGTTTTGGGGACGCAATGTTTATCAAGCGTTAG
- the ruvA gene encoding Holliday junction branch migration protein RuvA yields MYEYINGLITNIYPAYLVICDRSGVGYKLFVANPYRFEQNVESHVYVEQIVRENEITMYGFIDENEKILFNKLLNVSGIGPKSALAILASDDSVGLVNAVANDDATYLTQFPGVGKKTAQQIVLDLKGKLDDLAASVGMTTPVSQPNSNQALSDALEALNSLGYSTKEIAKLEKTLAAKHDTTDGYIRSALKLLVN; encoded by the coding sequence GTGTACGAATATATTAATGGTTTAATTACGAATATTTACCCAGCTTATTTGGTAATTTGTGACCGCAGTGGTGTGGGGTACAAACTGTTTGTGGCTAATCCATATCGTTTTGAACAAAATGTGGAATCACATGTTTACGTGGAACAAATCGTGCGTGAAAATGAAATCACGATGTATGGTTTTATTGATGAAAATGAAAAAATATTGTTCAATAAGCTATTAAATGTTTCCGGTATTGGGCCCAAAAGTGCTTTGGCTATTTTAGCTAGTGATGATTCAGTTGGCTTAGTTAATGCTGTTGCAAATGATGATGCAACTTACCTAACACAGTTTCCAGGTGTCGGTAAAAAAACAGCGCAACAAATTGTTTTGGATTTAAAAGGGAAATTGGATGATTTGGCTGCCTCCGTTGGTATGACAACGCCAGTTTCGCAGCCAAATTCAAACCAGGCATTATCTGATGCTCTAGAAGCTTTAAATTCATTAGGCTACAGCACTAAAGAAATTGCTAAGCTGGAAAAAACTTTAGCAGCCAAACACGATACAACAGATGGTTATATCCGTTCAGCACTAAAATTGTTAGTCAATTAA
- a CDS encoding deoxynucleoside kinase, whose amino-acid sequence MVIITAGMIGVGKTTLTGLIAEHFGTKAFYEPVGDNPVLPLYYSDPKQYGFLLQIYFLNRRFDMIKKALADDNNVLDRSIYEDALFTSENHKDGNITDAEMSVYTQLLNNMMAELQKLPKKAPDLLVYAETDFETILYRIKKRGRDYEQFENNDALRQYYFRMWSAYRDWFDAYDASPKIKIDLQTFDLEQNKNQEVILDQIDKALKTIH is encoded by the coding sequence ATGGTGATTATTACCGCAGGCATGATTGGCGTTGGAAAAACAACATTAACTGGTTTAATTGCTGAACATTTTGGCACAAAAGCCTTTTATGAACCAGTGGGCGACAATCCCGTACTCCCACTTTATTATTCCGACCCAAAACAGTATGGTTTTTTACTACAAATTTATTTTCTTAACCGACGTTTTGATATGATTAAAAAAGCACTAGCAGATGATAATAATGTGTTAGATCGCTCAATTTATGAAGACGCCTTATTTACATCTGAAAATCATAAAGATGGCAACATCACAGATGCTGAAATGAGTGTTTACACACAACTACTCAATAATATGATGGCTGAGTTACAAAAATTACCTAAGAAAGCCCCTGATTTACTCGTTTACGCTGAAACTGATTTTGAAACTATCTTATACCGGATTAAAAAACGCGGACGTGATTACGAACAGTTTGAAAATAATGATGCCTTACGTCAGTATTATTTCCGTATGTGGTCGGCATATCGTGATTGGTTTGACGCATATGATGCATCACCAAAAATAAAAATTGATTTACAAACATTTGATCTTGAACAAAACAAAAATCAAGAAGTGATTTTAGATCAAATTGATAAAGCATTAAAAACAATACATTAA
- the mscL gene encoding large-conductance mechanosensitive channel protein MscL, translating to MLSEFKTFIMRGNVLDLAVGVIIGGAFTGLVKSLTNNLIGPILSFFTGGTSDLASLKLVITKELTFKYGAFINDLINFLITAFVVFILIKVINRLFRTNKEKAVEVNPELEILTEIRDLLEAEKKA from the coding sequence ATGCTCTCAGAATTTAAAACTTTTATCATGCGTGGTAATGTACTTGATTTGGCAGTTGGTGTGATTATTGGTGGTGCTTTTACCGGATTAGTTAAGTCACTGACAAACAACCTGATTGGCCCAATTCTCTCATTTTTCACTGGTGGTACATCAGATTTAGCAAGCCTAAAACTTGTTATTACAAAGGAGCTTACTTTTAAGTATGGTGCCTTCATAAACGATTTGATTAATTTCTTAATTACGGCTTTCGTTGTCTTTATATTAATTAAAGTCATCAACCGTCTCTTCCGTACAAATAAGGAAAAGGCAGTAGAAGTTAACCCCGAATTAGAAATTTTAACTGAAATTCGTGATTTATTGGAAGCTGAAAAGAAAGCCTAA